ACTGCGAGATCCGGACCGGAACGCCCTCGACGATCCAGGATCTGGGATCCACCAACGGCATCGTGGTGGACGGGCAGCACACCACCCGCGCTACGCTCCGCGACGGCTCGCGGATCGTCGTGGGCAGCACCACCATCGTTTACCGGCAAGCCGAAGGGTGAAGCGGGGGCAATGTCAGAGCTGACCCTGACGGTCATGCGGTTGGGTTTCCTGGCCGTTCTGTGGCTGTTCGTCATCGTGGCCGTCCAGGTCATCCGCAGCGACCTGTTCGGTACGCGGGTCACCCAGCGCGGTTCGCGGCGCCAGGACGCGCGGCCTCAGCAGAACGCGCGCCAGGCCGCCGCGCCTCCGCAGCAGCGCGGCCAGCAGAGCACGGGCGGCGGCCGCCAGCGGCGCGGCGCCCCGACCAAGCTGGTCGTCTCCGAGGGCACCCTCACCGGCACGACCGTCGCCCTCCAGGGCCAGACGATCACGCTGGGCCGGGCGCACGACTCGACGATCGTCCTCGACGACGACTACGCGTCCAGCCGCCACGCCCGGATCTATCCGGACCGGGACGGCCAGTGGATCGTCGAGGACCTCGGGTCCACCAACGGTACGTATCTCGACCGGACCCGCCTCACCACCGCCACACCCATTCCGCTGGGCGCGCCGATCCGGATCGGCAAGACCGTCATCGAGCTGCGGAAGTAGTGCTACATCATGAATAGGCGCGAGCGGAGCGAGCGAGCCGGGACGGTCCCCGCCATGGGGCGTGCCGCGCTCCCGACCGGAGCGACTGAATCGACCGGCGTGACCGGAGCGACCGGAGGGTGGGCAGTGTGGGTCGAGACCGGCTGTACCCCGATGCAGCGTCGACAGGGCAGGTGGGCATGACTCTGTCCCTGCGATTCGCCGCGGGCTCGCACAAGGGCATGATCCGCGAGGGCAACGAGGACTCGGGCTACGCCGGTCCCCGGCTGCTCGCCATCGCGGACGGCATGGGCGGCCAGGCCGCCGGTGAGGTCGCCTCCTCCGAGGTGATCTCCACGCTCGTCACGCTCGACGACGACGTCCCCGGCTCCGACATCCTCACCTCGCTCGGTACGGCGGTGCAGCGCGCCAACGACCAGCTGCGGATGATGGTCGAGGAGGACCCGCAGCTGGAGGGCATGGGCACCACGCTCACCGCCCTGCTGTGGACGGGCCAGCGGCTCGGTCTCGTGCACGTCGGAGACTCCCGCGCCTATCTGCTCCGCGACGGTGTCCTCACCCAGATCACCCAGGACCACACCTGGGTCCAGCGTCTCGTCGACGAGGGCCGGATCACCGAGGAAGAGGCCACCACGCACCCGCAGCGCTCGCTGCTGATGCGCGCGCTCGGCAGCGGCGACCACGTCGAACCCGACCTCTCCATCCGTGAGGTGCGGGCCGGCGACCGCTATCTGATCTGCTCCGACGGCCTGTCCGGCGTGGTCTCGCACCAGACCCTCGAGGACACCCTCGCCAGCTACCAGGGCCCGCAGGAGACCGTGCAGGAGCTGATCCAGCTCGCGCTGCGCGGCGGCGGCCCCGACAACATCACGGTGATCGTCGCCGACGTCCTCGACGTCGACGGCGGCGACACCCTCGCCGGTCACCTCAGCGACACCCCGGTCATCGTGGGCGCGGTCGCCGAGAACCAGGCGCAGCTGAACGACGGCGGGGCGATGCAGACCCCGGCCGGCCGCGCCTCGGGCCTCGGCCGGCCCGCGCCGCACCAGCAGCCGCCCGCCGGCGGCTTCGGTCCGCCCGGCAGCGGCGACGACCACGGCTACGGCGGCATGCCCCCGCAGGGCTCCTTCGACGCGTACACGGACGACGACTTCGTCAAGCCGCGCACCGGCCGCAAGTGGCTCAAGCGTTCCTTCTTCATCGTCCTCGCCCTCGCCGTCGTCGGCGGCGGCCTGTACGGCGCCTGGCGCTGGACGCAGACGCAGTACTTCGTGGGCGCCAAGGACCAGCACGTGGCGCTGTACCAGGGCATCAGCCAGGATCTGGCGTGGGTGTCGCTGTCGAAGGTCGAGAAGGACCACCCCGAGATCGAACTCAAGTACCTCCCCGCCTACCAGCGGAAGCAGGTCGAGGACACGATCGCGGGCGGCAGCCTCGGCAAGGCCGAGACGAAGATCTCCGAGCTGGCCGTGCAGGCCTCGGCCTGCAAGAAGGCCGAGCAGCGGCACGCCGCCGCCGAGAAGGCCGCCGACCAGGCGAGCAAGCCGCCGGCCACCCAGAAGCCGGGTACCGCCACCCCTGACTCCAAGCCCACCACAGCCGCTCCGTCCCCGGGTCCCACCCTCACCGCGGAGGAGCAGAAGCTGGCCTCGAACTGCGGCAAGCAGTAAGCACCCGTAGGGGGCCTTTCACCACCATGAGCGTTGTCACCAACACGACCACCATCGGCGCGATCGAGGCGCCGAGCCGCCGCAACACCGAGCTGGCGCTGCTCGCGTTCGCCGTCGTCATCCCGGTGTTCGCGTACCTCAACGTGGGCCTGGCCATCGACGGCAAGGTCCCGGCGGGCATGGCCGGGTACGGCCTCGGGCTGGCGCTGCTCGCGGGCGTCGCGCACCTGGTGGTGCGGAAGTGGGCCCCGTACGCGGATCCGCTGCTGCTGCCGCTCGCGACGCTGCTGAACGGTCTGGGTCTGGTGCTGATCTGGCGTCTCGACCAGTCGCCGCGGATCATCGCCCGGTACAAGACCTTCACCCCCGACGCGCCCAACCAGATGATGTACTCGGCGATCGGCGTCGCCATGTTCGTGGGCGTGCTGCTGCTGCTCAAGGACCACCGGGTCCTCCAGCGCTACACGTACATCTCCATGGTCGCGGCCCTCGTCCTGCTGCTGCTGCCGCTCGTGCCCGGCCTGGGCGCGGACGTGTTCGGCGCCAAGATCTGGATCAACGTCGCCGGCTTCTCCATCCAGCCGGGTGAGTTCGCCAAGCTGGTGCTCGCGGTGTTCTTCTCCGGCTATCTGATGGTGAAGAGAGACGCGCTGGCGCTGGCGAGCCGCCGGTTCATGGGTCTCTACCTGCCGCGCGGCCGCGACCTCGGCCCGATCCTGACGATCTGGGCGGTCAGCCTGCTCATCCTGGTGTTCGAGAACGACCTCGGCACCTCGCTGCTGTTCTTCGGCATGTTCGTGATCATGCTGTACGTGGCGACGGAGCGGACCAGCTGGGTCGTCATGGGTCTGCTGATGTCCACCGCGGGTGCCGTCATCGTCGGGTCGACCGCCTCCCACGTCCAGTCGCGTGTGGCCGCCTGGCTCGACCCCTTCGAGTGCCTGAAGACCGCCCCCGAGGGCTCGAACATGGCCATGGCCTGCGACCAGATGACGCAGGTGCTGATGTCCTTCGGCTCCGGCGGCATCCTCGGCACCGGCCTCGGCCAGGGCAATTCGGACCTGGTCGGCTTCGCCGCCAACTCGGACTTCATCTTCGCCACCGTCGGCGAGGAGCTCGGTCTGACCGGCGTGATGGTCTTCCTGCTCTTCTACGGCCTGATCGTGGAGCGCGGTGTCCGCACCTCGCTCGCCGCCCGCGACCCCTTCGGCAAGCTGCTCGCGATGGGCCTGTCCGGTGCCTTCGCGCTCCAGATCTTCGTCGTCGCCGGCGGTGTGATGGGCCTCATCCCGCTGACCGGTATGACCATGCCGTTCCTCGCGTACGGCGGTTCCTCCGTGATCGCCAACTGGGCCCTGATCGGCATCCTCATCCGGATCAGCGACACCGCGCGCCGTCCCGCGCCCGCGCCCGCCCCGTCCCCCGACGCCGAGATGACCCAGGTGGTCCGTCCGTGAACAAGCCGCTGCGGCGGGTCGCGATCTTCTGCGGCCTGCTGGTCCTCGCCCTGCTCCTGCGGGACAACTGGCTCCAGCTCGTCCGCGCCGACGAACTGAACGCCCACCCCAAGAACCGGCGCGTCCAGATCGAGCGGTACTCGAACGAGCGCGGCAACATCATCGTGGACGGCAAGCCCATCACGGGCTCCGTCGACTCGGGCGACAAGTTCTACAAGTACAAGCGGACCTATCTGGAGGGCCCCATGTGGGCCCCCGTCACCGGGTACGCCTCGCAGGCCTACGACGCCAACCAGATCGAGAAGATCGAGGACGGCATCCTCACGGGCAACGACGACCGGCTCTTCTTCGACCGCACCATGGCCATGTTCACCGGTGAGAAGAAGAAGGGTGGCGATGTCATCACCACCCTCAACGGTGCCGCGCAGAAGGCCGCCTTCGAGGGCCTCGGCAGCAAGACCGGCGCCGTCGTCGCCATCGAGCCGAAGACCGGCAAGATCCTGGCGATGGCGTCCACGCCCTCGTACGACCCCTCCTCCTTCGCGGGCTACTCCGCCAAGGACGAGAAGGCCTGGGTCGCGCTGGAGAAGGACAAGAACAAGCCGAAGCTGAACCGCGCGATCCGCGAGATCTACCCGCCCGGCTCCGTCTTCAAGGTGGTCACCGCCGCCGCGGCGCTGGAGAACGGCAAGGTCACCGACATCAACGCGGCGACCGACACCCCCGAGGGCTGGAAGCTTCCGCTCTCCACCAAGGAGATGGTCAACCACGCCAAGGGCTGTGCCAACGCCAGCCTGAACCGCGCCCTGGAGATCTCCTGCAACTCGGTCTTCGCGAAGCTCGGCGACGACGTCGGCCGCGACAAAATGGTCGAGATGGCGGAGAAGTTCGGCTTCAACGCCGAACAGTTCACCCCGGTCCGCTCCTCGGCCTCCGTCTTCGACAAGAAGGCCGACCGCCCCGGTAACGCGCTCTCGTCGATCGGCCAGTTCAACACCGCGACCACCCCGCTGCAGATGGCGATGGTCACAGCGGCGATCGCCAACGACGGCAAGCTGATGAAGCCGTACATGATCGACCAGCTGCGCGCCCCGAACGTCGACATCATCAAGCAGAACGAGCCGGAGGAGCTGAGCCGCCCGGTCTCGCCGGAGACGGCCCAGAAGCTCCAGCAGATGATGGAGAACGTCGTCTCCAACGGCACCGGCGGCAAGGGCGACCTGAACATGGACGGCGTGAAGGTCGGCGGCAAGACGGGTAC
This is a stretch of genomic DNA from Streptomyces sp. R44. It encodes these proteins:
- a CDS encoding peptidoglycan D,D-transpeptidase FtsI family protein, with the translated sequence MNKPLRRVAIFCGLLVLALLLRDNWLQLVRADELNAHPKNRRVQIERYSNERGNIIVDGKPITGSVDSGDKFYKYKRTYLEGPMWAPVTGYASQAYDANQIEKIEDGILTGNDDRLFFDRTMAMFTGEKKKGGDVITTLNGAAQKAAFEGLGSKTGAVVAIEPKTGKILAMASTPSYDPSSFAGYSAKDEKAWVALEKDKNKPKLNRAIREIYPPGSVFKVVTAAAALENGKVTDINAATDTPEGWKLPLSTKEMVNHAKGCANASLNRALEISCNSVFAKLGDDVGRDKMVEMAEKFGFNAEQFTPVRSSASVFDKKADRPGNALSSIGQFNTATTPLQMAMVTAAIANDGKLMKPYMIDQLRAPNVDIIKQNEPEELSRPVSPETAQKLQQMMENVVSNGTGGKGDLNMDGVKVGGKTGTAQHGEKNAKRPYAWFISYAKTSEGSPVAVAVVVEDSAGTDREDITGGGLAAPIAKAVMKAVLKTRG
- a CDS encoding FHA domain-containing protein; translation: MSELTLTVMRLGFLAVLWLFVIVAVQVIRSDLFGTRVTQRGSRRQDARPQQNARQAAAPPQQRGQQSTGGGRQRRGAPTKLVVSEGTLTGTTVALQGQTITLGRAHDSTIVLDDDYASSRHARIYPDRDGQWIVEDLGSTNGTYLDRTRLTTATPIPLGAPIRIGKTVIELRK
- a CDS encoding FtsW/RodA/SpoVE family cell cycle protein; this translates as MSVVTNTTTIGAIEAPSRRNTELALLAFAVVIPVFAYLNVGLAIDGKVPAGMAGYGLGLALLAGVAHLVVRKWAPYADPLLLPLATLLNGLGLVLIWRLDQSPRIIARYKTFTPDAPNQMMYSAIGVAMFVGVLLLLKDHRVLQRYTYISMVAALVLLLLPLVPGLGADVFGAKIWINVAGFSIQPGEFAKLVLAVFFSGYLMVKRDALALASRRFMGLYLPRGRDLGPILTIWAVSLLILVFENDLGTSLLFFGMFVIMLYVATERTSWVVMGLLMSTAGAVIVGSTASHVQSRVAAWLDPFECLKTAPEGSNMAMACDQMTQVLMSFGSGGILGTGLGQGNSDLVGFAANSDFIFATVGEELGLTGVMVFLLFYGLIVERGVRTSLAARDPFGKLLAMGLSGAFALQIFVVAGGVMGLIPLTGMTMPFLAYGGSSVIANWALIGILIRISDTARRPAPAPAPSPDAEMTQVVRP
- a CDS encoding Stp1/IreP family PP2C-type Ser/Thr phosphatase, whose translation is MTLSLRFAAGSHKGMIREGNEDSGYAGPRLLAIADGMGGQAAGEVASSEVISTLVTLDDDVPGSDILTSLGTAVQRANDQLRMMVEEDPQLEGMGTTLTALLWTGQRLGLVHVGDSRAYLLRDGVLTQITQDHTWVQRLVDEGRITEEEATTHPQRSLLMRALGSGDHVEPDLSIREVRAGDRYLICSDGLSGVVSHQTLEDTLASYQGPQETVQELIQLALRGGGPDNITVIVADVLDVDGGDTLAGHLSDTPVIVGAVAENQAQLNDGGAMQTPAGRASGLGRPAPHQQPPAGGFGPPGSGDDHGYGGMPPQGSFDAYTDDDFVKPRTGRKWLKRSFFIVLALAVVGGGLYGAWRWTQTQYFVGAKDQHVALYQGISQDLAWVSLSKVEKDHPEIELKYLPAYQRKQVEDTIAGGSLGKAETKISELAVQASACKKAEQRHAAAEKAADQASKPPATQKPGTATPDSKPTTAAPSPGPTLTAEEQKLASNCGKQ